From Chryseobacterium gallinarum, one genomic window encodes:
- the dnaE gene encoding DNA polymerase III subunit alpha, with translation MYLIFDTETTGLPKNFNAPLSDSDNWPRMVQIAWQIHDDDGNLVENQDYIIKPEGYDIPFNAARIHGITTKIAHEEGRDLQEVLEEFSRALEKIRVVSGHNVEFDYNIVGAEFYRKNLKDNLQEKPRADTMILGTDFCQLGGGKGGRFKPPKLEELYEKLYGNKFDEAHNAAADVNATARAFFEMVRIGVVPADVLKISEDQLSYFKSLYPDPIKPFNIVIRRQVADFHNKKKQQDFGSIDEIDLGKYFNFDNHSVFSTLTATSSINDLIRKATEENFPAVGMVDLGNMMGAFKFVSAVEAANGDRAKKHKEYLAKKQEAEENGIEFNETEPVSEPLIPVVGCEFYISDRYEQKQFTKDDPDRRTQVVLLAKDFNGYKNLAKLSSIGFLKGFYFGVPRVSRELIAQYKEGVIALTSGIHGDIPDAILNTGEQKGEELFKWWKDTFGDDFYVQLQNHKLPEEEHLNEVLLYFADKYDVKILAQNETFYTNKDDSNIQDIVSCIKDGEKLSTPVGKGFGKRRGLATGEYYIKNSDEIKEAFLAYPDAFEAYDEFFAKFKPYTLKRDVLLPKFDIPEEFIHAEDEVDGGKRGEMAYLTHLTYEGAKRRYVDTGITEEIKERLDFELEVIANTGYPGYFLIVQDFCNEARKMGVWVGPGRGSAAGSAVAYCIGITNVDPIKYDLLFERFLNPERISMPDIDIDFDDEGRDKIIKWVIDKYGQNQVAQIITYSVLGGKSAIKDAGRVLDVPIPDTNNIAKLIPSTPGMNIAKALAKYDKLKPEEQMLVDEMRYVLDSPGDARHDVLASAKKMEGCIRNTGIHACGVIITPEDVSNLVPVTIAAKDADILVSQFDNSVAESAGLLKMDFLGLRTLTIIKDALKLVKARYGIDIDPDLIPLDDAKTYQLFKEGRTIGIFQYESPGMQKYMRELKPTVFADLIAMNALYRPGPIKYIPNFINRKHGIEEIVYDLPETEEYLKETYGITVYQEQVMLLSQKLANFTKGEADTLRKAMGKKQIDVLNKMYPKFIEGGRKNNLNEERLEKIWNDWKAFAEYAFNKSHSTCYAFIAYQTAFLKANYPAEYMASVMSNNINNTDSITMFMEDCKSMGVDVLGPDVNESQYKFSVNEKGQIRFGLGAIKGIGEGPSEAITRERENGRFKNVYDFFERILPSQMNKRVAESLVLAGAFDELGSFHRGQYFDIDMSGKTNLERLIRYGQSFQESKNEMENSLFADFAEEVQIEQPKLAPCPEWPNMHKLNKEKEIIGFYLSAHPLDEFKYQFQFIQGQLSKKAVLEKDKEEKAITDEAPVLEQDVQDETIDLSEIVSDELSAGEEEVIQEVVKKAEPKGNFLFLNLDEVDAYKEQAFSNKQEELFEEKKKDWKTLQKERENGGGGKEYTVAGLITEYRVQDGFRSGEKVAFVTLEDYSGSYSFRLGDRDYMRLKEKLEVQRFVIFKIKFAQVKDGRVFVNVVDVIELQEAFERFAKSISLVMDVMDVRPEDLEFFRTVLERNKGNQKLKFFIKNIDDDSHIEVQSMKHSVDLNGDLIKEIQLLNKYEFYLN, from the coding sequence ATGTATTTAATTTTTGACACAGAAACAACCGGTTTACCAAAAAATTTCAATGCACCGCTTTCGGATTCGGATAACTGGCCAAGAATGGTCCAGATAGCATGGCAGATTCATGATGATGATGGGAATTTAGTTGAAAACCAGGATTATATAATAAAACCTGAAGGGTATGATATTCCCTTTAATGCCGCCAGGATTCACGGGATTACTACGAAGATTGCCCATGAAGAAGGTAGAGATCTCCAGGAAGTATTGGAAGAATTTTCCAGGGCTCTTGAGAAGATCAGAGTAGTCTCAGGACATAATGTGGAGTTTGATTACAATATTGTAGGGGCGGAATTCTACAGAAAGAATTTAAAAGACAATTTACAGGAAAAGCCCAGAGCGGATACTATGATCTTAGGAACCGACTTCTGCCAGTTAGGCGGAGGAAAGGGAGGGAGATTTAAACCCCCGAAACTGGAGGAACTTTACGAAAAATTATACGGAAATAAATTTGATGAGGCCCATAACGCAGCAGCTGACGTAAATGCAACAGCAAGAGCGTTTTTCGAAATGGTCAGAATTGGAGTGGTTCCGGCTGATGTCCTGAAAATATCGGAAGATCAGCTGAGTTATTTCAAAAGCCTTTACCCGGATCCGATTAAACCTTTCAATATTGTTATCCGCAGACAGGTTGCCGATTTTCATAATAAGAAAAAACAGCAGGATTTCGGAAGTATTGATGAAATTGATCTTGGTAAATACTTCAATTTTGATAACCATAGTGTTTTCTCAACATTAACGGCGACTTCAAGCATTAATGACCTGATCAGGAAAGCTACTGAAGAGAATTTTCCGGCTGTTGGAATGGTGGACCTGGGAAATATGATGGGCGCCTTTAAGTTTGTGTCTGCAGTAGAAGCGGCCAATGGTGACAGAGCAAAGAAGCATAAAGAATATTTAGCGAAAAAGCAGGAAGCAGAAGAGAATGGTATAGAATTTAATGAAACAGAGCCTGTTTCAGAGCCCTTGATCCCTGTTGTGGGATGTGAGTTTTACATTTCAGACCGTTATGAGCAGAAGCAATTTACCAAAGATGACCCCGACAGAAGGACACAGGTGGTGCTTTTAGCTAAGGATTTTAACGGATATAAAAATTTAGCAAAGCTTTCGAGCATTGGTTTTCTGAAAGGATTTTATTTTGGTGTTCCCAGGGTGAGCCGTGAGCTGATAGCACAGTATAAAGAAGGGGTCATTGCTTTGACTTCAGGGATTCACGGAGATATTCCGGATGCTATTCTGAATACCGGTGAGCAGAAAGGAGAAGAGCTTTTCAAATGGTGGAAAGATACCTTTGGTGATGATTTCTATGTACAGCTTCAGAATCACAAACTGCCGGAAGAAGAACACCTGAATGAGGTGTTGCTATATTTTGCAGATAAATATGACGTTAAAATTTTAGCTCAGAATGAAACATTCTATACCAATAAAGACGACTCCAATATTCAGGATATTGTAAGTTGTATCAAAGACGGAGAAAAGCTTTCAACTCCTGTTGGTAAAGGTTTTGGTAAAAGAAGGGGGCTTGCTACAGGAGAGTATTATATCAAAAATTCCGATGAGATTAAAGAAGCATTCCTGGCATATCCTGATGCATTTGAAGCCTATGACGAATTTTTTGCAAAGTTTAAGCCTTATACGTTAAAAAGAGATGTGCTGCTTCCTAAATTTGATATTCCTGAAGAGTTTATCCATGCAGAAGATGAGGTAGACGGTGGAAAAAGAGGGGAAATGGCATACCTTACCCATTTGACTTATGAAGGAGCAAAACGAAGGTATGTGGATACGGGAATCACGGAAGAAATTAAGGAGCGACTTGACTTTGAATTGGAAGTAATTGCTAATACCGGATATCCGGGATATTTCCTTATTGTACAGGATTTTTGTAATGAAGCCCGTAAAATGGGAGTTTGGGTAGGTCCGGGAAGGGGATCTGCCGCGGGATCTGCAGTCGCTTACTGTATTGGGATTACCAATGTGGATCCTATTAAATACGATCTCCTTTTTGAGAGATTCCTGAATCCGGAAAGGATTTCTATGCCTGATATTGATATTGACTTTGATGATGAAGGAAGGGATAAAATTATCAAATGGGTAATTGATAAATATGGCCAGAATCAGGTAGCACAGATTATAACATACTCTGTTCTCGGAGGTAAATCTGCTATTAAAGATGCAGGGAGGGTGCTTGATGTCCCAATCCCTGATACCAATAATATTGCAAAGCTTATTCCTTCCACACCAGGAATGAATATCGCCAAAGCTTTGGCAAAATATGATAAACTGAAACCGGAGGAACAGATGCTTGTTGATGAAATGAGATATGTTCTGGATAGTCCTGGTGATGCCCGTCATGATGTGCTTGCAAGTGCGAAAAAAATGGAAGGTTGTATCAGGAATACCGGAATTCATGCCTGTGGTGTAATCATTACCCCGGAAGATGTGAGTAATCTGGTTCCGGTAACCATTGCTGCTAAAGATGCTGATATTCTGGTTTCTCAATTTGATAACTCGGTGGCGGAAAGTGCAGGTCTTCTGAAAATGGACTTTCTTGGTCTGAGGACCTTAACGATTATCAAAGACGCTTTGAAACTGGTGAAAGCAAGATATGGGATTGATATTGATCCGGATCTTATTCCATTGGATGATGCTAAGACTTACCAGCTGTTTAAAGAAGGAAGAACAATAGGGATTTTCCAATATGAAAGCCCCGGGATGCAGAAGTATATGAGGGAGCTTAAACCAACGGTTTTTGCCGATCTTATTGCCATGAACGCATTGTATCGTCCCGGTCCGATTAAATACATCCCGAACTTTATCAACAGGAAGCATGGAATTGAAGAAATTGTCTATGACCTGCCTGAAACCGAAGAGTATTTAAAAGAAACCTACGGAATTACCGTATATCAGGAGCAGGTAATGCTTCTGTCTCAAAAGCTGGCGAATTTTACAAAAGGTGAGGCAGATACCCTGAGAAAAGCTATGGGTAAAAAGCAGATTGATGTTCTTAACAAAATGTACCCGAAATTTATTGAAGGAGGACGTAAGAACAACCTGAACGAAGAAAGGCTGGAGAAAATCTGGAACGACTGGAAGGCCTTTGCAGAATATGCCTTTAATAAATCCCACTCCACTTGTTATGCATTTATCGCTTACCAGACGGCTTTCCTGAAGGCCAATTATCCTGCAGAATATATGGCGAGTGTAATGAGTAATAACATTAACAATACGGATTCAATCACTATGTTCATGGAAGACTGTAAAAGTATGGGAGTGGATGTTTTAGGTCCGGATGTAAATGAATCCCAATATAAATTTTCGGTAAACGAAAAAGGACAAATCCGCTTTGGCCTGGGAGCTATAAAAGGTATTGGTGAAGGGCCAAGTGAGGCTATTACCAGAGAAAGGGAAAATGGAAGATTTAAAAATGTCTATGATTTCTTTGAAAGGATTCTGCCTTCCCAAATGAATAAAAGAGTAGCGGAAAGTTTAGTGCTGGCAGGTGCTTTTGATGAATTAGGTTCCTTCCATAGAGGTCAGTATTTTGATATCGATATGAGCGGAAAAACAAACCTTGAAAGATTGATCAGATACGGACAAAGCTTCCAGGAGAGTAAAAATGAAATGGAAAATTCGCTGTTTGCTGACTTTGCCGAAGAAGTACAGATTGAACAGCCGAAATTAGCCCCTTGCCCTGAATGGCCGAATATGCACAAGCTTAATAAAGAAAAAGAAATTATCGGTTTCTACCTTTCCGCACACCCGTTGGATGAGTTTAAATACCAGTTTCAATTTATACAGGGACAGCTTTCTAAAAAGGCGGTTCTTGAAAAGGATAAAGAAGAAAAAGCAATTACTGATGAGGCTCCGGTTTTAGAGCAGGACGTACAAGATGAAACAATTGATCTTTCCGAAATTGTCTCCGATGAATTATCAGCGGGAGAGGAAGAGGTAATACAAGAAGTTGTTAAAAAAGCTGAGCCTAAAGGAAACTTCCTGTTTTTAAATCTTGATGAGGTGGATGCTTATAAAGAACAGGCTTTTTCCAATAAGCAGGAAGAATTGTTTGAAGAAAAAAAGAAAGATTGGAAAACACTTCAAAAGGAAAGAGAAAACGGAGGCGGCGGTAAAGAATATACTGTTGCAGGCTTGATTACCGAATATAGAGTTCAGGATGGCTTTAGAAGCGGTGAAAAAGTGGCTTTTGTTACGTTAGAAGATTATTCGGGATCTTATTCTTTCAGATTGGGTGACAGGGATTATATGAGATTGAAAGAAAAGCTGGAAGTTCAACGGTTTGTGATTTTTAAAATAAAATTTGCTCAGGTGAAGGACGGAAGGGTTTTTGTGAATGTAGTTGACGTAATAGAACTCCAGGAAGCCTTTGAAAGATTTGCTAAAAGTATTTCTCTGGTGATGGATGTAATGGATGTAAGGCCGGAAGACCTTGAATTTTTCAGGACGGTTCTGGAACGGAATAAAGGAAATCAGAAATTAAAATTCTTTATTAAAAATATTGATGATGATTCCCATATCGAAGTTCAGTCGATGAAGCATTCGGTAGATTTGAATGGAGATTTGATTAAAGAAATTCAATTATTAAATAAATACGAGTTTTATTTGAATTAA